Within Gammaproteobacteria bacterium, the genomic segment GCAAAATGCGGGTAAAGGCGGTATTGGAAGACAATTTTTTGCTGGAGTTTTTTCTGTATCTTGTGGATAAGAATGAACACATTGAACAATCTAAATATAGTTTTCATTGGCAAAATGCGCAAGGCGGTCTGATAAAACGTTGGGATAACGCCCCGCATCATCCCTCGCTGAAAAATGCCCCGCATCATACACATATTGGTGATGATCATGTAGAAGCGTCACTTGATGTGCCGGACGTGTTTTTTGTGATTGAACAGATTGAAGCAGATTTGAACATGGCGTCAAATTGCTGAACCCGACCTATTGATTGACTTGCTGGGCTTTATCGAACAAAAGGCACCGGAGCCTCAAGTACGTTCGGTGGCTGAAGTGCTGGGAGCGCGGATTAAAAATTTGCGTTTTGGGGAATGATGATAGCCGCGATAATTCACCCAAGTTGCTACTTATTCGCTTTTCTTCTCTCCCCATTCGGGAGCAGATTGGGTATTGGGTAAGGGCGAGGTTTCTCGGAGATATTGATGATACAAATTGAGCAATTCACAAAACTTTATAGTAGTTTACCTACCGTCGCACAACAGGAAGCATTTTATTTTTTAGAATTTTTGCAAAAATGCTATGATGGTGTGACTCCTTTACACCAAGTGACAACCAATAATAAGCCAACGGATTCTATTCGGAGTAATCCAGCTTTTGGTATGTGGGCTGACTTACAAGAAGATTCACGAGAATTTCTCAATTAGCTTAGAAAAAATCAATGGACCAATTTATAAATACTTTACTTTTGGATACTGCTATCTCAAGAGTTTTATCCCAGATATAATCGAGGCGAGATGGGCGATGAAATAAATTTCATTGAATGGGCGGCTACTCTGGAAATGCTTACCAATACTGAAAAACGTATAGCATTGTTGGATATCATACAATGAATCCGCTGCTTGATGTCATCCCGAAGCAGACCTGAATATGGCGTCAAATTGCTGATCACGGCCAAAACCATGACCATCCACCGATTTTCCTCACGTACCCACCGACTGGATACGAGTTTCCTGATTAAGCATTTGCAGGATGCCCGTAGCTACAAACGCATCGCCGGATATTTCACCAGTTCGTTGTTCGAGGTTGCTAATGAACTTCTGGAATCCATCCTGGAGGTAAAAATCGTTTGCAATGTCGATATCCACCCGGATGATCTCAAAGTTGCGCAATTGCGCGCCGCCAAAATGATTGGCCGCTGGAATGATCGGGCATTGGAAGCCGAGGCATTGCTCCATCGTGATCGCTATCGTCGCCTGGATGCTTTTTTGGCCAAGCATGGGCAAGCGGTACGAGTTGCGCCGGATAGTATTTGTGGTTTTGTGCATGGCAAGGCGGGCGTGATTGAACTTGCGAGCGGTCGCAAGCTCGGCTTTATTGGCTCAAGCAACGAAACCCGGAGCGGCTGGCAATCTCACTATGAAATCCTTTGGGAAGATGAATCACCCGAGGGTGTTGCCTGGATCGAGACGGAGTTTGCGTTTCTTTGGAACGCCGCACGACCGTTGCCGGAAACGGTGATCCGCGAAGTACACCGACGCGGCTATCGGCGCGAGGTGCTTTTCGAGGCAATCGAGGACGATGACGATCTGGCTCCGGCGGCGCTCATCGAGTCGCCGCTTTATCGCGAGGGATTTTCACTACAACCTTGGCAGCGTGGTTTTATCACCGAATGCCTGCGCCACTATCGTAATCACGGGATTGTGCGGCTGTTACTGGCCGATGAAGTGGGCTTGGGCAAAACCCTATCACTTGGCACAGCGGCAATGACCTTGTGCCTACTGACGGATCGCGAACATCAGATCCGCAACCGCCCTATCGTGATTTTTGCACCAGCCACTTTGTGTGAGCAGTGGCAGACCGAGATGATCGACAAACTGGGAATTCCCACGGCGCGTTGGGAAACGCAGCGCAAGATTTGGCTCGACACAGAGGATCGTGCGATTTCTCCAGCGGGACGGGAGCAGATCGCCAAATGTCCATTACGCATTGGCATCGTCTCGACGGGTCTGATGATGCGCGATTCCCTGGAAAAACAGCACCTTTTGGGGTTGCGTTTTGGTTTAATCATTCTCGACGAAGCACACAAGGCACGCAGTCGACAAGGATTTGGCAGCGAGGCAGGCAGTCCTAATACGTTATTGGCCTTTATCCGCGAGATCGCGGCACGCACTGATCATGTTTTGTTGGGTACGGCCACACCCATTCAGACACAACCCGAGGATCTTTGGGATTTGATGGGTATATTGCATCAGGGGAAGGGACATTTCGTATTGGGGAATGATTATGCACGGTGGCATCGCCCACGAGAGGTGCTACCGATTTTGGCAGGCGAGGAGATTAGTGAGCTACGGATTGCTTGGGAATTGTTGTGTTCACCATTGCCTTTAGTGGATGCCAGTCAAGAACCAAGGGCAAGAAGGTTTTACAGTGCCATCCGGCAAGATTTGGGACTGATTAGTGGCGAATGGCAAACCAACAAACGTCTCACGGATATTTCGGAGGATACACGGGAGATTCTGGAAGATGAGCTACACCGTAAAATTAGTGGCGCGACTTTTTTCCAACGCGAAAACCCTTTCGTGCGCCATATTGTGCTACGCAAACGTTCCCGTTTAGAAGAAGCTGGGCTGTTGACCAAGGTCGGAGTAGATGTGCATCCCGACCGAAATTTGGTTCGGGAAGTTCAGTGTTACGACACCTTGTTTGAGACAAAAGCGTTACGCACCAGTGAAGATTTTCGGGAAGCCTATTGTGAGGCACGTACATTTGGCAAGGCGTTGGCCAAACGTGGCAAGGGCGGTGGGTTCATGAAAAATTTAGTGGAACAGCGTATTTGTTCCAGCATCCAGGCGGGTCTCAACACGGCACGGATGCTACTTGCGGGTCGTAGCATGTACGAAGAGGAAGAAGATCAGGATGTGGACCTTACCTTGGAGACTGGCGAAGAGCATGCTGTATTGGCGCGATTGATCGCACGACTGGAACGGATCAAACAGGATCCCAAGCTCAACGCCGTAATTCACTATCTTGAAAACGAAAAATGGTTGGATCACGGCATCATTATTTTTAGCCAATATTACGACACTGTTAAATGGGTGAGCGACGCATTGGCTGAACGCTATCCAAATGAGAATATTGGCCTTTATGCTGGAGCGAGCCGTAGTCGTCTCTATCGACGCGGGGATAGTGTATATACCGAACGTGAAACTCTAAAAAAGATGGTCGCCGAGCATGAAATACGTATCATGGTTGCCACGGATGCTGCTTGCGAGGGATTAAATTTACAAACACTCGGTACTCTCATCAATATCGATCTACCTTGGAATCCCACTCGATTAGAGCAACGTATTGGCCGCATTAAACGTTTTGGCCAAGTACGAGAAAAAGTAGACATGCTCAATTTAGTCAACGAACAGACCGTGGACGAAAAAGTCTATGAGCGTCTCTCTGAACGAATGCGCGACCGCTACAATTTATTTGGGTCACTCCCCGATACGATTAAAGACGAATGGATTGATGATATCGAAACGTTAGGTGAAAAGATGAATGAATATATCAATGCTCAAAAAGAAGCGACCGGTTTCGACCTGCGTTATACGAGCACCATGGCACCATCTGAGAAAGATTGGCGGGATTGTTTTGCGGTACTTTCCCGTAGAAATTTTAATGTGCTGATGAGTACGGCCTGGGACTCGAATTGATAACAGTAATTCAGTAATTGGGTCGACAAACGCAGTCATAATGCGACAAGTTATAAATAAACATGCTTAAAACAATTAAACAATCCTGTCGATTCAATCCAATAATCCAGGATTACCGGATGAGTCAAGGAATTGAAAATCTGGCAGCCCTCATCAAAGATGAGGGAAACGGTTATGATTTTTTCTTTCGGAACTATGTCACTCATGGTATGGGGCAGCTATTCCGAGAAGGGTTACTGCGACTTTCTGGAAACTCTGACCAAGCTGTGTTCGAGCTTACCCAGGCAATGGGTGGCGGTAAGACGCACATGATGATCGCCTTGGGGCTTTTGGCACGTCATCCGCATCTGCGTCCCAAGATCCTGGCACCGGAATTGAACGAACGCATCCATTTTGGTGGAGCACGTATTGCAGCATTCAATGGTCGCAATAATCCAGACCATTACATTTGGGGCGAGATTTCCGTCCAACTAAATGCCGAAGAAGCCATCAAGCCCTATTGGGTTAATGGACCTAAAGCAGTGGATCAACGCAAATGGAAGGAAATTATTGGCGACCAGCCGACCTTAATTTTGCTGGATGAACTTCCACCTTATCTCGATTATGCTTGCACTCAAGCTTTTGGCCAGGGAACCCTTGCCAATATGGTTGTTTACAGTCTGAGCAGCCTGATGAGTGCGGCATTGGAATTACCGAATTGCTGTATCGTCATCGCAAATCTCTCTGGTAGCTATCAGAACCAAAGCAAGACGCTCAGGGAATCAATCTCCAATTTACAGCAGGAAACTCGCCGTCAGGCGATGACCATCACACCGGTGCAATTAGCGGGTAATGAGATTTACGAAATCCTTAAAAAACGGTTGATTGATAAACTTCCTGATGACCATGTAATTTCTGAAGTCGCTGAAGAATACGCGCAGCAAATCAAAAAAGCCGAGAATGGCGGATATATCGTTTCGGCAAGTTTGGAACAGATCGCGGAACAAATTCGGGAAACCTATCCTTTTCATCCTTCGTTCAAGCATCTAGTGGCCTTATTTAAAGAAAATGAAGGATTTCGTCAGACCCGTGGATTGATGCAATTCACTGCTCGCCTGCTCAAAAGCGTTGTTCACCGTGAAAACGATGATGTGTTCTTAATTGGCACTCAGCATTTAAATCTGAATGATGATCAGGTTACCGATGAAATCGAGCGCATCGCACCCAAGCTCATGCCCGCAATTACCCGTGACATCGCCGATCAGGGCAATGCCATCGCCGAGACCATTGATGCAGAATTGAATGGCGATGCCGCCCAGCAGGTGATGACCCTCCTCCTGGCCTCTTCACTTTCGCGTGCCGTGGGTGGTCGGATTGGTCTTTCCGAGAGCGAAATCATCGAGTTCCTAGCCGCACCCAATCGCAAACCAGATGAGTTCCTACAAACGCTGCAACGTTTGCGCGAATTGGCTTGGTATCTACATCGTGAAGAACAGCGATTTTTCATCAAAGAAACGGAAAATCTCTCACGTCAAATTGAACGTAACGCCAAGGAAGTACAACAACCAAAAATCGACCAGGCATTTATTAATCGTCTGACAGGTATCATTAAACCTGATCGTCGTAATGCCTATCAGGATGCCCAAGTTCTCCCCAAATTGGATGAACTTAAATTATCTGGTCCTCGGGTATTAATTGTCATCAAACCTGATGGCAGAGTGCCACCCAGTGAGTTAAAAAACTTTTTTGATTATCAACAAGAAAAAAATAATCTGTTGGTCTTGACTGGTCAAGATAGTCACCTTGCAGACGCAGTGGAAGATCGTCTACGTGAACTTTACGCCATTGAACAGATCCAGAAGCGTCTAAAATTAGGCGATACTTTGTATGAGGAAGCCCGCGATCGGCTGGAAGAATCCGAAGACCGTTTTAGCAAAGCACTATCAGCAGCCTATAATCGGATTTATTTCCCAAGCATTGATGATTTAGATGGTCGTGAATTTTTGGCACCTGTTACCATCGACAACGGATTGAAACTTGGCCAAGGTGATTCCTCTGCCGAGGCACAGATCGAAACGTTACTTTCTAGCCCTCGTGCCAACTATAAACTGGCAATGGATTTGAAACAGGATTTCGCCCAGTATTTCGCCATGGCGGAGGAATATCTGTGGCCCTCGGGCAAAGACAATCGCCGCACACCTTGGAAGGATGTAGTTAGCCGCGCCAAGAGCAGTCCTGTGTGGCCATGGATGCCCGGCAGTGGTGGATTGGATACGCTCAAAGTGGAAGCGCTAAAACAAGGGCGTTGGCGGTTAGGAGAAGATGGGCATATCGAAAAAGGTCCCTTTCCGAAAGAAAAAACTACAGTCAATGTCACGCTCGTCAATACCCATCCCGATACCGGTGCGGCCGTATTAAATCTCACGTCACGTCATGCCGGCGAGAGTCCAATAATCTATTACGCTACCCATCCCGATGTATCTGACCATGACCCACAGGTAGGAGATCTCGATAACTTTACAACCACCGAGGGCACGCTCTATTTCTTGGTCAAAGACTCGACGGGTCAACACGAAAGTGGTGCGCCAATACGTTGGTTGGCCGACCTTAAAATTCGGCATCAGGTTGATCCGACAGCAGATAAACGCCGCGTCACGCTTGCTAGCATTCCCAAAGCCGACCTACGCTATACCTTGGATGGTTCAAATCCAAAAGACGGCGCTATCTATGAAGGCCCGTTCGAGATCGGCACGCAAGCGGTACGCTTATTGGTTTATGCGCGTGCCCTAGAAGCCAACAAGACAGCGGATTTCCAGATTCTCGCCAGTACCGACAAAACGATACCGATCATTGATACCAAGCCCGTCAAGCTCCAAGCCAAACGTATGGCAGTTGATACCACAGATCGGGTTTATGGCGTAATTAATCGCTTCCGTGATCAGCCAGATACACGTTTCAAGGGGGTGCGTATCGAGATTGGTGAGGGCGAAAACACCGTAA encodes:
- a CDS encoding conserved hypothetical protein (Evidence 4 : Unknown function but conserved in other organisms); amino-acid sequence: MNPLLDEYFNSVEASLIESSIVRSYTIICREISLVDGKMRVKAVLEDNFLLEFFLYLVDKNEHIEQSKYSFHWQNAQGGLIKRWDNAPHHPSLKNAPHHTHIGDDHVEASLDVPDVFFVIEQIEADLNMASNC
- a CDS encoding conserved hypothetical protein (Evidence 4 : Unknown function but conserved in other organisms) encodes the protein MIQIEQFTKLYSSLPTVAQQEAFYFLEFLQKCYDGVTPLHQVTTNNKPTDSIRSNPAFGMWADLQEDSREFLN
- a CDS encoding hypothetical protein (Evidence 5 : Unknown function), whose product is MVCGLTYKKIHENFSISLEKINGPIYKYFTFGYCYLKSFIPDIIEARWAMK
- a CDS encoding Helicase, whose product is MSSRSRPEYGVKLLITAKTMTIHRFSSRTHRLDTSFLIKHLQDARSYKRIAGYFTSSLFEVANELLESILEVKIVCNVDIHPDDLKVAQLRAAKMIGRWNDRALEAEALLHRDRYRRLDAFLAKHGQAVRVAPDSICGFVHGKAGVIELASGRKLGFIGSSNETRSGWQSHYEILWEDESPEGVAWIETEFAFLWNAARPLPETVIREVHRRGYRREVLFEAIEDDDDLAPAALIESPLYREGFSLQPWQRGFITECLRHYRNHGIVRLLLADEVGLGKTLSLGTAAMTLCLLTDREHQIRNRPIVIFAPATLCEQWQTEMIDKLGIPTARWETQRKIWLDTEDRAISPAGREQIAKCPLRIGIVSTGLMMRDSLEKQHLLGLRFGLIILDEAHKARSRQGFGSEAGSPNTLLAFIREIAARTDHVLLGTATPIQTQPEDLWDLMGILHQGKGHFVLGNDYARWHRPREVLPILAGEEISELRIAWELLCSPLPLVDASQEPRARRFYSAIRQDLGLISGEWQTNKRLTDISEDTREILEDELHRKISGATFFQRENPFVRHIVLRKRSRLEEAGLLTKVGVDVHPDRNLVREVQCYDTLFETKALRTSEDFREAYCEARTFGKALAKRGKGGGFMKNLVEQRICSSIQAGLNTARMLLAGRSMYEEEEDQDVDLTLETGEEHAVLARLIARLERIKQDPKLNAVIHYLENEKWLDHGIIIFSQYYDTVKWVSDALAERYPNENIGLYAGASRSRLYRRGDSVYTERETLKKMVAEHEIRIMVATDAACEGLNLQTLGTLINIDLPWNPTRLEQRIGRIKRFGQVREKVDMLNLVNEQTVDEKVYERLSERMRDRYNLFGSLPDTIKDEWIDDIETLGEKMNEYINAQKEATGFDLRYTSTMAPSEKDWRDCFAVLSRRNFNVLMSTAWDSN
- a CDS encoding conserved hypothetical protein (Evidence 4 : Unknown function but conserved in other organisms), producing MSQGIENLAALIKDEGNGYDFFFRNYVTHGMGQLFREGLLRLSGNSDQAVFELTQAMGGGKTHMMIALGLLARHPHLRPKILAPELNERIHFGGARIAAFNGRNNPDHYIWGEISVQLNAEEAIKPYWVNGPKAVDQRKWKEIIGDQPTLILLDELPPYLDYACTQAFGQGTLANMVVYSLSSLMSAALELPNCCIVIANLSGSYQNQSKTLRESISNLQQETRRQAMTITPVQLAGNEIYEILKKRLIDKLPDDHVISEVAEEYAQQIKKAENGGYIVSASLEQIAEQIRETYPFHPSFKHLVALFKENEGFRQTRGLMQFTARLLKSVVHRENDDVFLIGTQHLNLNDDQVTDEIERIAPKLMPAITRDIADQGNAIAETIDAELNGDAAQQVMTLLLASSLSRAVGGRIGLSESEIIEFLAAPNRKPDEFLQTLQRLRELAWYLHREEQRFFIKETENLSRQIERNAKEVQQPKIDQAFINRLTGIIKPDRRNAYQDAQVLPKLDELKLSGPRVLIVIKPDGRVPPSELKNFFDYQQEKNNLLVLTGQDSHLADAVEDRLRELYAIEQIQKRLKLGDTLYEEARDRLEESEDRFSKALSAAYNRIYFPSIDDLDGREFLAPVTIDNGLKLGQGDSSAEAQIETLLSSPRANYKLAMDLKQDFAQYFAMAEEYLWPSGKDNRRTPWKDVVSRAKSSPVWPWMPGSGGLDTLKVEALKQGRWRLGEDGHIEKGPFPKEKTTVNVTLVNTHPDTGAAVLNLTSRHAGESPIIYYATHPDVSDHDPQVGDLDNFTTTEGTLYFLVKDSTGQHESGAPIRWLADLKIRHQVDPTADKRRVTLASIPKADLRYTLDGSNPKDGAIYEGPFEIGTQAVRLLVYARALEANKTADFQILASTDKTIPIIDTKPVKLQAKRMAVDTTDRVYGVINRFRDQPDTRFKGVRIEIGEGENTVTIRFQEREITAAMIEGVVNSLRKVLNEDQAAVAITIADSIQFGSGFAAKEFAKIVGIELKTGDLTQES